The Paenibacillus pabuli DNA segment ATGGCAAGCAGCTGCTTCTGACCCTGACTAATGCCGCTTCCGTCCGCTTGAAGCACTTTGTCATACCCATCCTTCATGCGCATGATGAACGAATGGGCATTGGCCAGCCTTGAAGCTTCTTCCACTTCTTCGTCTGTTGCATCCAGGCGGCCAAAACGGATATTTTCCCGAATTGTTCCTTGGAACAGGAATGAATCCTGAAGGACAAACGCCATGTGAGAGCGCAGATTTTCACGTCGAATGGTGGTAATGTCCCGTCCATCCACGGTCAGCATTCCCTCTGTCGGATCATAGAAGCGAGACAACAGCTGAATCAAGGTTGTTTTACCGGCACCCGTCGGCCCGACCAGGGCAATCATCTCACCCGGTTTCGCCTCGAAGCTGATCTGATGTAATATATTGCGTCCCTCATCATATCCGAAGGAAACCTTATCGAAACGCACCGCTCCCTCAAGCTTTTCTAGTGCTACCGCAGCCCCTTCATCCTTCGCTTCCTCATCCTCATCCAATACTTCGAAAACTCGCTCAGCCCCGGCAATGGCAGACAACAGCGTATTCCACTGGTTCGCCAGGTCATTGAGCGGACGCGTGAACTGACGAGCATACTCTACAAAGATGATAATTACCCCGACAGTAACTGAACCCTGGATGGCCAAAATCCCCCCGATTCCTGCAACGATTGCAAAGCTCAGGTTGTTCAATCCATTCATCAGTTTGGGGATAAAGCCGGAAATGGTCTGCGCCCAAAAACCGGATAATCTGATCCGGGTATTCCGTTCCTCGAATCCGCGAATCACCCGTTCCTCCTGGGAAAAAGCCTTGATAATTCGTTGTCCCGATAAGGTCTCCTCAATATACCCGTTGAGTTCACCCAGATTACGCTGACGTTCCTTGAAGAGCGGTCCGGTTCTGCGCGTAATCCAGCGCATGCCAACCGCCATCAGTGGCACCACGATGAATGTCAGCAAGGTCAGTAATGGACTTAACCAGAGCATCACGCCAAACGTTCCGAGCAGCGTCAGCACACTGGAGAAAATCTGAATGGCCGAGCTGTTCAGCGTACCGCTGACATTTTCAATGTCATTGGTGACCCGGCTCATAATCTCACCCTGCTGACGCTTGCCGAAGAACGGAATGGGCAGCTTGTGCAGATGGGAGAACAGATCGTAGCGCATCCGGAAAATGGTCTCCTGCGCGATTTCAATCATCCATATATTTTGCAGCCAGGATGTGAGTGAGAACAGTACGTACACCGCTGCAAGACCCAGCAAAAACGTTATCCAGCTGGAGCTTGTGGCTTCCCCATCCATATAATTGTCCACGGCCACACCGACCATATATGGACCAAGCAAAGCCAGCGCAGAACTGGCGAATACCATCAGCAGCACCAGCGTCAGCTTCACTTTGCGGCGAGCCAGATATGTCCAGATCCGGCCCAGTGTACCGGACAAGTTCTTGGCCCGTGCCTTCGGCTTGCGACCTCCCCCTGCTTTTAGCGCTTCAGGGTCCAGTGGCGGCGGAGGCTGACGGAAAGGTTCAATGAACGCTTTGAACATGCAGTGTACCCTCCCCGTA contains these protein-coding regions:
- a CDS encoding ABC transporter ATP-binding protein — its product is MFKAFIEPFRQPPPPLDPEALKAGGGRKPKARAKNLSGTLGRIWTYLARRKVKLTLVLLMVFASSALALLGPYMVGVAVDNYMDGEATSSSWITFLLGLAAVYVLFSLTSWLQNIWMIEIAQETIFRMRYDLFSHLHKLPIPFFGKRQQGEIMSRVTNDIENVSGTLNSSAIQIFSSVLTLLGTFGVMLWLSPLLTLLTFIVVPLMAVGMRWITRRTGPLFKERQRNLGELNGYIEETLSGQRIIKAFSQEERVIRGFEERNTRIRLSGFWAQTISGFIPKLMNGLNNLSFAIVAGIGGILAIQGSVTVGVIIIFVEYARQFTRPLNDLANQWNTLLSAIAGAERVFEVLDEDEEAKDEGAAVALEKLEGAVRFDKVSFGYDEGRNILHQISFEAKPGEMIALVGPTGAGKTTLIQLLSRFYDPTEGMLTVDGRDITTIRRENLRSHMAFVLQDSFLFQGTIRENIRFGRLDATDEEVEEASRLANAHSFIMRMKDGYDKVLQADGSGISQGQKQLLAIARAILADPSILVLDEATSSIDTVTEIKIQEGLQRLMQGRTSFVIAHRLNTIRQADRILVLKDGQLLEQGSHDVLLEQGGFYSELYYSQLRKKAQ